The genomic stretch CAACAATTGAACATTTTCGCAAATATCCGTACTCCTTTTTCACTCATCTTTTTTGGTTTTGGTCGAATTAAGAAAGAACTTTGTAGCATTAATCAAGTTATTGAATATTAAGATTTATACTATCTTAATACAAGTAAAGAAAAGGGAACGTCATTTGATCAGTAACATCGATCTTATATATTCCTACTTTTCTTTAAAAAGGAGCAAACACAAAGATTTTCTGCCCTGCGATATCTAATAAAAAGCACTTAAGATATCGCAACAGCACAACGCATCAACATAGAGAGCGAGGTTAAAATTGCACTACAACCTCAAGATTGCTTGATAAGGACAACCCCCTACCGATTAAAGGTATATTATCTGAAACGGTAGGGGGATATCCAAGGCAATCCCCCCTTGAGAATGCTAAACGTTTTTAAGGCACAGATTGTTTCTTTCTTTTCTTCCATAGTTGCCAACTATTAATCAAATTTTGCCAGAGAACATAAGATCCCGGCCCTACAGAAGATAAAGGATTTAAATAAGTATAAGCCATCCAAATGGCAAGAACGGTATTCTTCTGCCCCAAAGCCTGTCCTCCACTGATCCGATCATTATAATGCCCACCAATCCTTTTACCCAAAAAGAATTGCAGACAACAAGTAATCAATCCTGCAAGAGCTATCAGAATTTCAACAGAAACCGGCGCATCACTATTTACCAATGAACGGACTGTCTGTCCGGATACGATGGCAAGCGCCACACCCCATAGATAAAAAGCAAGATCATGGAAACCTAACAAGAAATGATGTACACGCGGCATAAATAGCCGTAGGAACCATGCCAGAAGAAAAGGGAAAAGCAATAAAGGAAAGACTTTACTAAGAATCTTCAAAAAGGCTGCAAAGAAAGTCATATCAGCATGAGGTTCCACCAATGGAAAGACTAATGGGACTGCCACTGCTGCCAACAAATTAGATAATAAAGTATAGGTAGTCAATGTAGACGCACTGCCTCCCAATTTTCCGGTAATAACAGCCGCCGCTGTAGCCGTTGGACAAATAAGACAAACCATAGCTCCTTCAAACACTTCCCTGTAAACTTCCGGCATCGGACAACATACCAGCAAAGCAGCAAGTGCCAGGCAAGACAACGTCTGAATTAACAGCAACCAGCCATGCCATGCTTTTGGTTTCAATTCATTCAGATTCTCCACCTTACAAAAGGTCAGTAATAGCTGGGCAAATATCAGCAGAGGGGTTATGTACGCAATCAAATCACTGATATATGGTTTGGTAGGCGCCAAGAAAGGGACATTCGCAAGGATGAAGTACCCCAAAGTACCTGAAAGCATTGCCATTGGCAACGTCCAGTTCTTAAGAAAACGAACTAACATACCTTTTTCTATTTAATTTGCGGGTGCAAAGTTAGTCCCTTTTAAAGAAATCTATCACAAATCCGGGAGAAAAGTGACAAAACTTCACACAAAGCATCAGTTTTCTATAAATTTCCACTACATTTGCAACGGCTTTTAGTATGGAACTCTATAAACGATACATATTATATATAAGTATTTGCTTCGGGCTGTTCATCTCTCCTTTTTGTACCACCAGCATCGAAGCGAAAGATTTCGTTGTCGTTATTGACGCCGGACACGGCGGGCATGATCCTGGCGCTTTAGGCAAATTCTCCAAAGAAAAGACCATCAATCTAAATGTTGCCCTCAAATTGGGAAAACAAATAAAGAGGAACTGTCCGGACGTAAAAGTGGTATATACTCGCGAACGGGATGTATTTATCCCTCTTGGCCGACGTGCGGATATTGCCAATAACGCTAAAGCCGACCTGTTCATTTCCATTCATACCAATTCTGTGGCAGGTAGTAAAACAGCCAAAGGCGCCTCTACATGGACACTCGGTTTAGCTAAGTCGGACGCTAATTTGGAAGTAGCCAAGCGGGAGAACTCCGTGATTTTATACGAAAGTGATTACAAAACACGCTATGCAGGATTTAATCCGAATTCTGCAGAATCGTACATCATCTTTGAATTCATGCAAGACAAATACATGTCTCAAAGTGTGCATCTGGCTTCACTGGTACAAAAGGAGTTCCGCCATACCTGTAAACGTGCAGACCGTGGTGTGCACCAGGCCGGTTTCCTGGTACTCAAAGCCAGTGCCATGCCCAGTATCCTGGTAGAACTCGGTTTTATATCCAACCCGGAAGAGGAACGTTATCTAAACTCGGAAACCGGAAGTACTACATTGGCAAACGGAATCTTCCGCGCTTTCCTGTCCTATAAACGTGAACATGAAATACGTATGACAGGAAGTAGCCGTACCATATTACCGGAAGAAACAGATGCCGGCAATGTAGAGGAATCAGATACTACCAACGAAAAGACTGAGGAATCTCCCGAAATCCCCCAAAAACCAGCGGCAGCCTCTCCCAATACTACCAGAACAAAACAAAATGCAGG from Bacteroides intestinalis DSM 17393 encodes the following:
- a CDS encoding N-acetylmuramoyl-L-alanine amidase family protein; protein product: MELYKRYILYISICFGLFISPFCTTSIEAKDFVVVIDAGHGGHDPGALGKFSKEKTINLNVALKLGKQIKRNCPDVKVVYTRERDVFIPLGRRADIANNAKADLFISIHTNSVAGSKTAKGASTWTLGLAKSDANLEVAKRENSVILYESDYKTRYAGFNPNSAESYIIFEFMQDKYMSQSVHLASLVQKEFRHTCKRADRGVHQAGFLVLKASAMPSILVELGFISNPEEERYLNSETGSTTLANGIFRAFLSYKREHEIRMTGSSRTILPEETDAGNVEESDTTNEKTEESPEIPQKPAAASPNTTRTKQNAGKVTESQTDSGSPVFKIQILTSSRPIAANDKRLKGLKGVEHFQEGGLYKYTYGSSTDYNKVVRTKREITPKFKDAFIIAFKNGKKINVQTAIEEFKKKKK